A genomic stretch from Gemmatimonadaceae bacterium includes:
- the uvrA gene encoding excinuclease ABC subunit UvrA produces MPEEALIVRGAREHNLRNIDVTIPRDRLTVITGLSGSGKSSLAFDTIYAEGQRRYVESLSAYARQFLGLMEKPDVDSIEGLSPAISIEQKTAGHNPRSTVGTVTEIYDYLRLLFARAGTPHCPNCGRAVERQSAGQIADTILTWPAGTKIEILSPLVRGRKGEFKDLFEGARKQGFVRAYVDGDLIEIANPPRLNRKLNHSISVVVDRLVVRAEDRGRLADSVDTALKLAEGLIEVVRQDDNSRHLFSERYGCPVCGISLPELEPRHFSFNSPFGACAACGGLGTRREVSEQLILGDPSISILEGVVLPWGEPDGYLRKVILPGLAKQFGFNLNTPWGQLSTETRDILLRGSTGKRFFGKVAAGKWEGILSNIQRRYDETESDSVRMGLVEFMQTRECTTCGGRRLKPESLAVTVAGRNVGDIVEMPITSTLSFFEGVAVREDGKPGLDPDIAGPILKEIRERLRFLNDVGLDYLTLGRSAESLSGGEAQRIRLATQIGSRLVGVLYILDEPSIGLHQRDNARLLNTLRQLRDLGNTVIVVEHDEETMREADHLIDLGPGAGKHGGVVIAEGSFDAVSRNPASITGRYLRGELSIPIPSERRPMNAEKVVRIEGARHHNLRNLDVDVPLGLFVAVTGVSGSGKSTLIEDILHRALARHFYRARVIPGEHDRISGLQHLDKVIDIDQSPIGRTPRSNPATYTGLFTPIRELFAEMPEAKIRGYGPGRFSFNVKGGRCEACEGDGLVKIEMHFLPDVYVPCDVCKGKRYNRETMEVRFRGLSIADVLDLTVEDALAFFENQPRIYQKLHTLNDVGLGYIHLGQSATTLSGGEAQRVKLATELSKRDTGRTFYILDEPTTGLHFEDVRMLLEVLHRLVDRGNTVLVIEHNMDVIKTADWIIDLGPEGGFRGGAVVAAGTPEAVANINASYTGRFLRQLLKGRARRKAG; encoded by the coding sequence ATGCCAGAAGAAGCGCTCATCGTTCGCGGGGCGCGAGAGCATAACCTCCGCAACATCGACGTAACGATCCCCCGCGATCGCCTCACCGTCATCACCGGACTCTCCGGCTCCGGCAAGTCCTCACTGGCTTTCGACACCATTTACGCCGAAGGACAGCGCCGCTACGTCGAGTCCCTCTCTGCGTACGCCCGCCAGTTCCTCGGCCTCATGGAGAAGCCCGACGTCGACTCCATCGAAGGTCTCTCGCCCGCGATTTCCATAGAACAGAAGACGGCCGGGCACAATCCACGTTCCACCGTCGGTACCGTAACCGAGATCTACGATTATCTCCGCCTGCTCTTCGCGCGCGCGGGAACTCCGCATTGCCCGAATTGCGGCCGAGCCGTGGAGAGACAAAGCGCCGGCCAGATTGCCGACACGATTCTCACCTGGCCCGCTGGAACGAAGATCGAAATCCTTTCGCCACTCGTCCGCGGCCGCAAAGGCGAGTTCAAGGATCTCTTCGAGGGCGCGCGGAAGCAGGGATTCGTCCGCGCGTACGTCGATGGTGATCTGATCGAGATCGCGAATCCTCCGCGGCTCAACCGGAAGCTCAACCACAGCATTTCCGTCGTCGTCGACCGACTTGTCGTGCGGGCCGAGGACCGCGGTCGGCTCGCGGATTCAGTCGACACCGCGCTCAAGCTCGCCGAAGGTCTGATCGAAGTCGTGCGGCAGGACGACAACAGCCGGCACCTATTCTCCGAGCGATACGGCTGTCCTGTGTGCGGCATTTCACTTCCTGAGCTGGAGCCGAGGCATTTCTCATTCAACTCGCCCTTCGGCGCGTGCGCCGCCTGCGGCGGACTCGGCACCAGGCGCGAGGTGAGCGAGCAGCTCATACTCGGCGACCCGAGCATCTCGATTCTCGAAGGGGTCGTGCTGCCGTGGGGCGAGCCCGACGGATATCTGCGAAAGGTGATTCTTCCGGGGCTGGCAAAGCAGTTCGGATTCAATCTCAACACGCCGTGGGGCCAGCTCTCGACCGAGACGCGCGACATACTGCTCCGCGGGTCGACCGGAAAGCGATTCTTCGGAAAAGTCGCAGCCGGAAAATGGGAGGGAATTCTTTCCAACATTCAACGCCGCTACGACGAGACCGAATCCGATTCCGTTCGAATGGGCCTTGTGGAATTCATGCAGACGCGTGAATGCACGACCTGCGGCGGCCGGCGGCTCAAGCCCGAATCGCTCGCAGTGACAGTCGCCGGACGCAATGTAGGAGACATCGTCGAGATGCCGATCACCTCGACTCTCAGTTTCTTCGAGGGAGTCGCGGTTCGCGAGGACGGGAAGCCCGGGCTCGACCCCGACATCGCCGGCCCCATTCTCAAAGAAATCCGCGAGCGACTTCGTTTCCTCAACGACGTCGGACTCGATTATCTCACGCTCGGACGTTCCGCGGAATCGCTCTCGGGAGGCGAGGCGCAGCGCATCCGCCTCGCTACGCAGATTGGCTCGCGCCTCGTGGGCGTTCTCTACATTCTCGACGAGCCTTCGATCGGACTTCATCAGCGGGACAACGCCCGGCTCCTCAACACACTCCGCCAGCTTCGCGATCTCGGGAACACCGTAATCGTGGTCGAGCACGACGAAGAAACCATGCGCGAAGCCGATCACCTGATAGATCTGGGCCCCGGCGCCGGCAAGCACGGCGGTGTCGTCATCGCTGAAGGAAGCTTCGACGCCGTCTCGCGCAATCCCGCTTCGATTACGGGTCGTTATCTGCGCGGCGAGCTGTCGATTCCTATTCCGTCCGAGCGTCGTCCGATGAATGCGGAGAAAGTCGTTCGCATCGAAGGCGCGCGGCATCACAACCTGAGAAACCTCGACGTCGACGTTCCTCTCGGCCTGTTCGTGGCAGTCACCGGAGTCTCGGGATCAGGAAAATCCACGCTGATCGAAGACATTCTTCATCGCGCACTTGCGCGTCATTTCTATCGGGCGCGCGTGATACCGGGCGAGCACGACCGAATCAGCGGTCTCCAACACCTCGATAAGGTCATCGATATCGACCAGAGTCCCATCGGCCGCACTCCGCGCTCGAATCCCGCAACGTACACGGGGCTGTTCACGCCGATCCGCGAGCTATTCGCGGAGATGCCGGAAGCAAAGATCCGCGGGTACGGCCCGGGGCGCTTCTCGTTCAACGTGAAGGGAGGCCGCTGCGAAGCGTGCGAGGGCGACGGCCTCGTAAAAATCGAGATGCACTTCCTGCCCGATGTTTACGTCCCCTGCGACGTCTGCAAAGGCAAACGGTACAATCGCGAGACAATGGAGGTGCGCTTCCGCGGATTGAGCATCGCCGATGTTCTCGATCTGACAGTCGAGGACGCGCTGGCGTTTTTCGAGAACCAGCCCCGCATCTATCAGAAGCTCCACACGCTCAACGACGTCGGCCTCGGCTACATCCACCTCGGCCAGAGTGCCACGACGCTATCGGGTGGTGAAGCCCAACGCGTGAAGCTGGCCACTGAGCTCTCGAAGCGCGACACGGGGCGTACGTTCTACATTCTCGACGAGCCGACAACCGGCCTGCATTTTGAGGATGTCAGGATGCTGCTCGAGGTGCTTCACCGTCTCGTGGATCGCGGCAATACGGTACTCGTCATCGAGCACAACATGGACGTCATCAAGACAGCCGACTGGATCATCGACCTCGGACCCGAGGGCGGGTTCCGCGGTGGTGCCGTCGTCGCTGCAGGAACACCTGAAGCCGTTGCAAACATCAATGCTTCGTACACCGGTCGATTCCTGCGCCAGCTGTTGAAGGGTCGCGCGCGCAGAAAGGCCGGCTAG
- the cutA gene encoding divalent-cation tolerance protein CutA — translation MAHTDAVVVLTTIATNEEAVTLIRELLDRRLIACGTVLPQSRSIYRWEGKIADETEAVLLLKTRSGCVEGLRRAFSELHPYKVPELLAIPVTGGLERYLGWINSETSLTIA, via the coding sequence TTGGCTCATACGGATGCTGTTGTTGTTCTAACGACGATCGCCACGAACGAAGAAGCGGTAACGTTGATCCGCGAGCTTCTCGATCGCAGGCTCATCGCGTGCGGCACCGTCTTGCCGCAATCGCGCTCGATTTACCGGTGGGAAGGTAAAATCGCGGATGAGACTGAAGCGGTGCTTCTGCTGAAGACCCGCTCGGGCTGCGTCGAGGGATTGAGACGCGCGTTCAGCGAGCTTCATCCGTACAAAGTCCCCGAGCTTCTTGCCATTCCGGTTACCGGCGGGCTCGAGCGCTATCTCGGCTGGATCAACAGCGAAACCAGTCTCACAATAGCCTGA
- a CDS encoding ABC transporter ATP-binding protein: MIELTGLTKRYGSFTAVDAIDLHVPKGELFGFLGPNGAGKTTTLRMIAGILRPTAGTVRISGIDVAADPTTAKSILGFIPDRPFIYEKLTGIEFLRFVAGLYSQNGKDIEHRSSELLALFDLEEWRDELVESYSHGMRQKLIISSAFVHKPDVIVVDEPMVGLDPKAARILKDLFREYVRRGHTIMMSTHTLEVAETMCDRIAIIQAGKIRALGTMDDLRAASTQGDGGLEGIFLRLTGENAAREFVDVLDA; encoded by the coding sequence ATGATCGAACTAACCGGACTCACCAAGCGCTACGGATCGTTCACTGCCGTGGACGCCATAGATCTCCACGTGCCGAAAGGCGAGCTGTTCGGCTTTCTCGGTCCGAACGGTGCCGGCAAAACGACGACGCTTCGCATGATCGCCGGAATTCTTCGGCCGACCGCGGGCACCGTTCGCATCAGCGGCATCGACGTCGCAGCCGATCCCACCACGGCCAAGAGCATCCTCGGATTCATTCCGGATCGCCCATTCATTTACGAAAAGCTCACTGGCATCGAGTTTCTGCGTTTCGTCGCCGGCCTGTACAGTCAGAACGGCAAGGACATCGAGCACCGGAGCAGCGAGCTGCTTGCGCTGTTCGACCTCGAAGAGTGGCGGGATGAGCTCGTGGAGAGCTACAGCCACGGCATGCGTCAGAAGCTCATCATCTCCAGCGCGTTCGTTCACAAACCCGACGTCATCGTCGTCGACGAGCCCATGGTTGGACTCGATCCGAAAGCGGCGCGGATTCTCAAGGACCTGTTCCGCGAATACGTGAGGCGGGGTCACACCATCATGATGTCGACGCACACTCTCGAGGTCGCGGAGACGATGTGCGATCGGATCGCGATCATCCAGGCGGGAAAAATCCGCGCGCTCGGAACGATGGACGACCTCCGTGCGGCGTCCACGCAGGGAGATGGAGGGCTCGAGGGTATCTTCCTCCGACTCACGGGAGAAAACGCCGCCCGCGAGTTCGTGGACGTTCTCGATGCCTGA
- a CDS encoding cytochrome c-type biogenesis protein CcmH, with protein sequence MPSRREFLVALTSGIGIISARAAAAKSQQVTQTFSGPMQQDAYQPAKLAAKPNAAASMSVAQRDDLEHQIKCQCGCPLDVYTCRTTDFSCSVSPRMHSDVMSLVSGGYSAAEILRAFQDVYGERVLMSPVKAGFNWLGYLTPSVVIAAGAIVLYTLIRRWGARAALKHAAATVPSDATPAERDAIDAALRNDS encoded by the coding sequence ATGCCGAGCCGGCGGGAATTTCTCGTCGCTCTAACGTCGGGCATCGGCATCATCTCGGCGAGAGCTGCCGCTGCCAAATCGCAGCAGGTGACGCAGACATTCTCCGGCCCGATGCAGCAGGATGCGTATCAACCCGCGAAGCTCGCGGCAAAACCAAACGCCGCCGCGTCGATGTCGGTGGCTCAGCGCGACGATCTCGAGCACCAGATCAAGTGCCAGTGCGGATGTCCGCTCGACGTATACACGTGCCGGACAACGGACTTCTCCTGCAGCGTCTCTCCGCGGATGCACTCGGATGTCATGTCGCTCGTGTCCGGAGGATACAGCGCAGCCGAGATACTCCGCGCGTTTCAGGACGTGTATGGCGAGCGCGTCCTGATGTCACCGGTCAAGGCGGGATTCAACTGGCTCGGCTACCTGACTCCGTCGGTGGTCATCGCAGCGGGGGCGATAGTGCTGTACACGCTGATTCGGCGCTGGGGTGCACGCGCGGCGCTGAAGCACGCGGCAGCGACCGTGCCGAGCGATGCCACGCCGGCGGAACGAGACGCGATCGATGCCGCGCTTAGGAATGACAGTTGA